In Aegilops tauschii subsp. strangulata cultivar AL8/78 chromosome 3, Aet v6.0, whole genome shotgun sequence, one genomic interval encodes:
- the LOC109764507 gene encoding probable glycerol-3-phosphate dehydrogenase [NAD(+)] 1, cytosolic: MATDALVILSSKTAATERSIITLILRLMFALSELHQLLGKSDSDLLKIISIGAGAWGSVFAALLQDAYGHFREKVHIRVWRRPGRAVDRSTAEHLFDVINSREDMLRRLIRRCAYLEYVDARLGDRTLYADEILRDGFCLNMVDTPLCPLKVVTNLQEAVWDADIVVNGLPSTETHCVFAGVASATHISAKCNTHQQIKKKTAFLHVHLVPSHGLAIANFSL, translated from the exons ATGGCCACGGACGCCCTCGTGATTCTTTCCTCCAAGACGGCTGCCACGGAGCGATCT ATAATTACGCTCATATTGCGTCTCATGTTTGCCTTGTCGG AGCTGCACCAGCTGCTCGGCAAGTCCGACAGTGACCTGCTCAAGATCATCAGCATCGGCGCTGGCGCCTGGGGCAGCGTCTTTGCTGCTCTGCTGCAGGACGCCTACGGACACTTCAGGGAGAAGGTGCACATACGGGTGTGGCGCCGGCCGGGGCGGGCTGTGGACCGGTCCACTGCCGAGCATCTCTTCGACGTGATCAACTCCAGGGAGGACATGCTGAGGCGCCTCATCCGCCGCTGCGCCTACCTCGAGTACGTTGACGCACGGCTGGGAGACCGGACCCTGTACGCCGATGAGATCTTGAGGGATGGGTTCTGTTTGAACATGGTCGACACGCCCCTCTGCCCGTTGAAGGTGGTCACCAACCTGCAGGAAGCGGTCTGGGATGCTGACATTGTGGTGAATGGCCTGCCATCCACTGAAACGCACTGCGTGTTTGCAGGGGTTGCAAGTGCAACACACATCAGCGCCAAGTGCAACACACATCAGCAAATAAAAAAGAAGACTGCGTTCTTACATGTCCACCTCGTTCCTAGTCATGGATTGGCCATCGCTAATTTCTCCCTCTAG